A single genomic interval of Rhododendron vialii isolate Sample 1 chromosome 3a, ASM3025357v1 harbors:
- the LOC131318645 gene encoding putative disease resistance protein RGA4, translated as MAETILTDMAANVLSSLGSYAIQHIGLPSDVKGELRKMETNISTIKNVLLDAQEQQMSNRAVKEWLERIKLILYDAEDLLDEFVTETKRGQVESLMTKVYYFFTNSNPLVFRYAVGRKLRDIGKRLDEIVLQMNAFKFVVKLVERPIQINRREETSSFVNSVTVIGRDADKEKLVRLLLSSGYRENVAIIPIVGMGGLGKTTLAQLVYNDDRIQKHFTKRMWVCISNDFDVRRILIKLLQAGDPNGDTSYSNEGLEQLQNRVRNVLRGDKFLLFLDDVWNEDRVEWKKLEDLLIIQARGSRIVVTTSSKMVASIVRTSTVEQYKLRGLSNKDCLDILVKWAFKEGDESKHPNLVNIGKEIVKKCGGVPLAARTLGAFLFSKTNERDWLFVRDNEMWAIVQKENDILPILKLSYDQMPSYLKHCFAYCSLFEKDVIIYGKKLIYVWMALGFVQCVDTENELEYIGEGYILELVRRSFLEPEYTGSFNPAEREAYKMHDLVHDLAQYVAGNEFLTIRRPITEAIPEMVRHVAFGLNTYCSFSRPLMEAEKLRTIVYPSNRERTVRSPFEPAIASFKSLRVLEGLDLPENIGELKLLRYISINAPANLPNSLTCTWISPSQMCLDCPKISGN; from the coding sequence ATGGCAGAAACAATTCTAACAGATATGGCAGCAAATGTTTTATCGAGTTTGGGGTCTTATGCCATTCAACACATTGGATTACCATCCGATGTCAAAGGGGAGCTGAGAAAGATGGAGACCAATATCTCCACCATCAAAAATGTTCTTCTAGATGCACAAGAGCAGCAGATGAGCAACCGTGCTGTGAAAGAATGGCTAGAAAGGATCAAGCTCATACTTTACGATGCTGAAGACCTGTTGGATGAGTTTGTAACTGAGACCAAGAGAGGGCAAGTGGAAAGCTTGATGACGAAGGTATACTACTTCTTTACAAACTCAAATCCACTTGTATTTAGATATGCCGTGGGTCGGAAGTTAAGGGATATTGGGAAGAGGCTAGATGAAATTGTTTTGCAGATGAATGCTTTTAAGTTTGTTGTGAAACTTGTAGAAAGGCCAATTCAGATCAATAGAAGGGAAGAAACCTCCTCCTTTGTGAATTCTGTGACAGTTATTGGAAGAGATGCTGACAAAGAAAAATTAGTAAGGTTGTTATTGTCCTCTGGTTATAGGGAGAATGTGGCCATCATTCCCATAGTGGGAATGGGAGGTCTGGGGAAGACCACACTTGCACAATTGGTATACAACGACGATAGGATTCAGAAACATTTCACCAAAAGAATGTGGGTCTGTATCTCTAATGATTTTGATGTCAGAAGAATCCTAATTAAATTATTGCAAGCGGGCGATCCCAATGGGGACACTAGTTATAGTAACGAAGGGCTTGAGCAGTTGCAAAACCGAGTTAGAAATGTGTTACGCGGAGAtaagtttcttctttttctcgaCGACGTCTGGAATGAGGACCGTGTAGAGTGGAAAAAATTGGAGGATTTGTTAATAATACAAGCTAGAGGAAGTAGAATTGTTGTAACCACAAGCAGTAAGATGGTTGCTTCAATTGTCAGAACCAGCACCGTGGAACAATATAAACTTAGAGGTCTTTCTAACAAGGACTGCTTAGATATATTGGTGAAGTGGGCATTTAAAGAAGGGGATGAGAGTAAGCATCCGAACCTAGTCAACATCGGTAAGGAAATTGTTAAAAAGTGTGGAGGTGTACCTCTTGCAGCGAGGACCTTAGgagcatttttgttttcaaaaacaaatgaacGGGATTGGTTGTTCGTGAGGGACAATGAGATGTGGGCCATTGTACAAAAGGAGAATGATATCTTACCGATATTGAAGTTGAGTTATGACCAAATGCCGTCATATTTAAAACACTGCTTTGCATATTGTTCATTGTTTGAGAAAGATGTGATCATTTATGGAAAGAAGTTGATTTATGTTTGGATGGCCCTAGGGTTTGTCCAATGTGTGGACACGGAAAATGAATTAGAATATATAGGGGAAGGATATATTCTCGAGCTTGTAAGGAGGTCCTTTCTTGAACCAGAGTATACGGGCTCTTTTAATCCAGCTGAAAGGGAGGCATACAAAATGCATGATCTTGTTCATGACCTTGCACAATATGTGGCAGGTAATGAATTCTTGACAATTAGAAGGCCTATTACCGAGGCAATTCCTGAGATGGTTCGACACGTAGCATTTGGTTTGAATACATATTGCTCGTTTTCAAGACCTTTGATGGAAGCCGAGAAGTTGCGGACGATAGTCTACCCAAGCAATAGAGAGCGTACGGTTAGATCACCTTTTGAACCAGCAATTGCAAGTTTTAAAAGCTTACGTGTACTAGAAGGCCTTGACTTGCCAGAAAATATAGGGGAATTGAAGTTGTTAAGGTACATCAGCATAAATGCACCTGCCAATCTCCCAAACTCGCTTACGTGTACTTGGATCTCTCCGAGTCAAATGTGTCTTGATTGCCCGAAGATTTCTGGAAACTAA
- the LOC131321061 gene encoding disease resistance protein RGA2-like, with product MGLTTTLTCLPKQGIGRLTSLRTLYFYECDNLETLGEGIEHLSCLRDLVLQSCSKLVSLPAGFRHLISLERLEICRCESLNLSEDDDDLKGLISLKNLRLVHLPRLVNLPKGLLDATATLTHLMIVGCENFTSPSQSVLPNLLSLQSLEIVFCDKVASLPGGMQRLTELQYLWIYRCRLNTSGYREGGEDWPKIAHVPNIEIDD from the coding sequence ATGGGCTTGACAACAACATTGACGTGTCTGCCAAAACAAGGAATCGGTAGGTTGACTTCTCTCCGGACGTTGTACTTTTACGAGTGTGACAATTTGGAGACTTTGGGTGAAGGGATAGAACATCTCTCTTGCCTTCGGGATTTGGTCTTACAGAGCTGTTCTAAGCTGGTTTCATTGCCAGCTGGCTTTAGGCACCTCATTTCCCTCGAGCGTTTGGAAATTTGTAGGTGTGAAAGTCTTAATTTATCggaggatgatgatgatttAAAGGGGCTTATAAGTCTTAAGAATTTGAGATTAGTTCATCTCCCAAGGTTGGTGAATTTGCCCAAGGGGCTTCTGGATGCTACTGCTACGCTCACTCATTTGATGATTGTAGGCTGTGAGAACTTTACTTCACCATCACAGTCCGTCCTCCCAAATCTCCTATCACTTCAATCGCTTGAAATAGTTTTTTGTGATAAGGTTGCGTCCCTGCCAGGAGGGATGCAACGCCTCACTGAGCTACAGTATTTGTGGATTTACCGGTGTAGGCTCAACACCAGCGGATATCGTGAAGGAGGAGAGGATTGGCCAAAGATCGCCCACGTACCTAATATTGAAATTGATGATTAA
- the LOC131318639 gene encoding disease resistance protein RGA2-like → MAEVVLFNLAKEILLKLGSTALQQVGLAWGVKKELRKLENKISTIRNVLLSAEEEQMRNPAVKGWLQRLKLVFYDADDLLDEVATETLRRQMKTHKSMVREVCYFFTSSNTLAFHYVLGRNIKDIAERLDEIVAEMRDFKFVVKVAERPIEIKRRDDTSSLVHIPEVTGRDTDKEALIKLLLSSSDDNNFHIIPIVGMGGLGKTTLAQLVYNDDRIQNHFSTKMWVCVSDDFDMKRILIKLLEVVGDNGCNNEGIEHLQIRVRRVLSDNKFFLVLDDVWNENRVQWKKLQDLFAVGASGSRILVTTRSKMVASIVRTMEPYELEGLSDEDCLRILVKWAFEEGEENKHQNLVNIGREIVKKCGGVPLAARTLGAMLFMKTNDRDWLFVRNNEIWSLVKNENDILPILRLSYDQMPSYLKQCFAYCSLFVKDQIIFKQELIYGWMAHGFIQSSDKNEELEDIGEEYIEELARRSFLQPDSDLAHDRYKMHDLVHDLAHYVAGNERLTVKGENIVVIPERVRLVSFDSSLYTEFPKHLIKAKKLRTMFLPSETGPNFGSSVEEAIPGFRCLRVLNFGHRGLNFYLRNRDIHVLPKEIGNLDHLRYLTCSDVEKLPRSLCKLLNLQYLDLYGSTLDQLPEDFGNLINLRFLCLSSNLTCLPEKGIGGLTSLRIFLLFVNGELRSLGDGIQNLTCLRELVIWGCPKLASLPSGVKHLTSLKHLEIRYCQNLELSEEYDFKGLKSLKKLVLNGLPKLVSLPKGLNDSADTLNHLHLSSCKNLTTLSESVLPNLGSLQVLEILHCHNRMSLPQGMQRLAALRRLRIVDCFHLSRRCEEGIGEDWPKIAHVPDSCIQQSYHMKRSLFDQAFRDEIELSELLSVSEFPGFRLRFQGSLLGSSSKEERVTVDTWAPKDDEECVGDFIPRKSSVAQFQRDEAKLPY, encoded by the exons ATGGCAGAAGTAGTTCTATTCAACCTTGCCAAAGAGATCTTGTTGAAATTGGGGTCAACTGCCCTCCAACAGGTTGGATTAGCGTGGGGAGTCAAAAAGGAGCTGAGGAAGCTGGAGAACAAGATCTCCACCATCAGAAATGTTCTTCTGAGTGCAGAAGAGGAGCAGATGAGAAACCCAGCTGTAAAGGGCTGGTTACAAAGGCTTAAACTTGTATTTTATGATGCTGATGACTTGTTGGATGAAGTCGCAACCGAGACTTTGAGAAGGCAAATGAAAACTCACAAGAGCATGGTGAGAGAGGTATGCTATTTCTTCACAAGCTCAAATACACTGGCATTTCATTATGTTTTGGGTCGAAACATTAAGGATATCGCCGAGAGGCTTGATGAGATTGTTGCGGAGATGCGAGATTTTAAGTTTGTTGTGAAAGTAGCAGAAAGGCCAATTGAGATCAAAAGAAGGGATGATACCTCCTCCCTTGTGCATATTCCGGAGGTTACCGGAAGAGATACTGACAAAGAAGCTTTAATAAAATTGTTATTGTCCTCTAGTGATGATAACAATTTTCACATCATTCCCATAGTGGGAATGGGGGGTCTAGGAAAAACCACACTTGCACAACTGGTTTACAACGATGATAGGATTCAAAACCATTTTAGCACAAAAATGTGGGTTTGTGTCTCTGATGATTTTGATATGAAAAGAATCTTGATTAAACTATTGGAAGTGGTAGGGGACAATGGCTGCAACAATGAAGGAATTGAGCATTTACAAATTCGTGTTCGGCGAGTGTTAAGTGACAACAAGTTTTTCCTTGTTCTGGATGATGTATGGAATGAGAACCGCGTACAATGGAAAAAATTGCAAGATTTGTTTGCAGTGGGAGCGAGTGGGAGCAGAATTCTGGTAACCACACGGAGTAAAATGGTTGCTTCAATTGTCCGCACCATGGAACCATATGAGCTGGAAGGTCTTTCAGATGAAGATTGTTTACGTATATTGGTGAAATGGGCAtttgaagaaggagaagagaataAGCATCAGAACCTAGTTAACATTGGTAGAGAAATAGTGAAGAAGTGTGGAGGTGTACCTCTTGCAGCAAGAACCTTAGGAGCGATGTTGTTCATGAAAACAAATGATCGTGATTGGTTGTTTGTGAGGAACAATGAGATTTGGTCtcttgtaaaaaatgagaatgatATCCTACCGATTCTAAGGTTGAGTTATGACCAAATGCCCTCGTACTTAAAACAATGCTTTGCCTATTGTTCGTTATTTGTGAAAGATCAGATAATTTTCAAACAAGAGTTAATATATGGTTGGATGGCCCATGGATTCATACAGTCCTCAGACAAGAACGAAGAATTAGAAGATATAGGTGAAGAGTACATAGAAGAGCTGGCAAGAAGGTCCTTTCTTCAACCTGACAGTGATCTTGCTCACGATCGCTATAAAATGCATGATCTTGTTCACGATCTTGCACATTATGTGGCTGGTAATGAACGATTGACTGTGAAAGGGGAAAATATTGTGGTAATTCCTGAGAGGGTTCGGCTTGTGTCATTTGATTCGAGTCTATATACCGAATTCCCAAAACATTTGATCAAAGCAAAGAAGTTGCGGACCATGTTTTTACCAAGTGAGACAGGGCCCAATTTTGGATCATCTGTCGAAGAAGCAATTCCAGGTTTTAGATGCTTACGAGTGTTGAACTTCGGTCATAGAGGTTTAAACTTCTACCTTAGAAATAGGGATATACATGTCTTGCCCAAGGAGATAGGAAATTTGGACCATTTAAGGTACCTCACTTGTTCTGACGTTGAAAAACTCCCTAGATCTCTTTGCAAGCTATTAAACTTGCAGTATTTGGATCTCTACGGATCAACACTTGATCAACTGCCTGAAGATTTTGGCAACCTAATTAACCTTCGGTTCTTGTGCTTATCATCTAACTTGACATGTTTACCAGAGAAAGGGATTGGTGGATTAACTTCTCTTCGGATATTTCTACTGTTTGTTAACGGTGAATTGAGGTCTTTGGGTGATGGTATACAAAACCTCACTTGCCTCCGGGAATTGGTCATATGGGGCTGTCCAAAACTGGCTTCTTTGCCGTCTGGCGTAAAACACCTCACGTCTCTCAAGCATTTAGAAATTCGTTACTGTCAAAATCTTGAACTCTCGGAAGAGTACGATTTTAAAGGGCTGAAAAGCCTGAAGAAGTTAGTACTAAATGGTCTCCCTAAGTTGGTTAGTTTGCCCAAGGGGCTTAATGATTCTGCTGATACACTGAATCACTTACATCTCTCGTCTTGTAAGAATTTGACAACCTTATCAGAGTCCGTCCTCCCGAATCTCGGATCACTTCAAGTACTTGAAATTCTCCATTGTCATAATCGTATGTCGCTACCACAAGGTATGCAACGTCTTGCTGCACTACGGCGTTTGCGTATTGTGGACTGCTTCCACTTGAGTAGAAGATGTGAAGAAGGGATAGGAGAAGATTGGCCTAAGATTGCGCATGTCCCTGACAGTTGTATCCAGCAGAGTTATCATATGAAG AGATCATTGTTTGACCAGGCTTTTAGAGACGAGATTGAGCTCTCTGAGTTACTATCAGTGTCAGAATTTCCTGGATTTCGCTTGCGTTTTCAGGG GTCATTGCTTGGTTCGTCTTCGAAAGAGGAAAGAGTTACGGTGGATACCTGGGCACCGAAAGACGATGAAGAATGTGTTGGAGATTTCATCCCGCGGAAATCGAGTGTGGCTCAATTTCAAAGAGATGAAGCAAAGCTTCCATACTGA
- the LOC131318647 gene encoding disease resistance protein RGA2-like, whose translation MGGLGKTTLAQLVYNDDRIQKHFTKRLWVCISNDFDVKRILIKLLQAGDPNGDASYSSEGLEQLQNRARNVLCEDKFVLFLDDVWNEDRVVWKKLENLLITQGRGSKIVVTTRSKKVALIVRTSTVKPYELRGLSDDECLHILVKWAFKEGGESKHPNLVNIAREIEKKCGGVPLAARTLGALLFSKINEHDWSSVRDSEMWAIVQKENDVLPILRLSYDQMPSYLKPCFQYCSLFEKDEDIYGRKLIYAWIALGYVQCLDPNEELEDIGEGYILELVRRSFLELHYSIFPIPVRRETHKMHDLVYDLAQYVPGNECLTIKGAIPEAIPDTIRHVSFGSNTYCTFPRPLMEAKKLRTIFYPVKIGPTFGSSIEPEIASFGCLRVLDGRDFDDSISLPENIGKLKLLRYISRANNLPK comes from the exons ATGGGAGGTCTGGGGAAGACCACACTTGCACAATTGGTATACAATGACGATAGGATTCAGAAACATTTCACCAAAAGATTGTGGGTCTGTATTTCTAATGATTTTGATGTCAAAAGAATCCTAATTAAATTATTGCAAGCGGGTGATCCCAATGGGGACGCTAGTTATAGTAGCGAAGGACTTGAGCAGTTGCAAAACCGAGCTAGAAATGTGTTATGCGAAGATAAGTTTGTCCTTTTTCTGGACGACGTCTGGAATGAGGACCGTGTAGTGTGGAAAAAATTGGAGAATTTGTTAATAACGCAAGGGAGAGGAAGCAAAATTGTTGTAACCACACGTAGTAAGAAGGTTGCTTTAATTGTCAGAACGAGCACCGTGAAACCATATGAACTTAGAGGTCTTTCAGACGATGAATGTTTACATATATTGGTGAAATGGGCATTTAAAGAAGGGGGTGAGAGTAAGCATCCGAACCTAGTCAACATCGCtagagaaatagagaaaaagtGTGGAGGTGTACCTCTTGCGGCGAGGACCTTAGGAGCATTATTGTTTTCTAAAATAAATGAGCATGATTGGTCGTCCGTGAGGGACAGTGAAATGTGGGCTATTGTACAAAAGGAGAATGATGTCTTACCGATATTGAG GTTGAGTTATGACCAAATGCCATCATATTTAAAACCCTGCTTTCAATATTGTTCATTGTTTGAGAAAGATGAAGACATTTATGGAAGGAAGTTGATTTACGCTTGGATTGCCCTAGGGTATGTCCAATGCTTAGACCCGAATGAAGAATTAGAGGACATAGGTGAAGGATATATTCTTGAGCTTGTAAGGAGGTCCTTTCTTGAACTACATTATAGCATCTTTCCTATTCCAGTTAGAAGGGAGACGCATAAAATGCATGATCTTGTTTACGACCTAGCACAATATGTGCCTGGTAATGAATGCTTGACCATTAAAGGGGCTATTCCCGAGGCAATTCCTGATACGATTCGCCACGTATCATTCGGTTCAAATACATATTGCACATTTCCAAGACCTTTGATGGAAGCCAAGAAGTTGCGGACCATTTTCTACCCAGTGAAAATAGGGCCCACGTTTGGATCATCTATTGAGCCAGAAATCGCAAGTTTTGGATGCTTACGTGTGCTAGACGGACGGGATTTTGACGACAGCATTTCCTTGCCAGAAAATATAGGGAAATTGAAGCTGTTAAGGTATATTAGTAGAGCTAACAATCTCCCAAAATAG